A segment of the Vagococcus hydrophili genome:
GTTTTAGAGCTGTGAATGAGGTTAGAGGGAAAATAAAAAAATTATTAAAAGCAGATGAGTCGTATGAAGTTGCTTTTACGAATAACTCAACAGCAGCACTGAATATGATGATTAAAGGACTTATCCAACCAAATGATCACGTGATTACCACGAGCTGGGAACACAATGCTGTCTTAAGACCACTTTATCAGTTGGAAAAGATTGGTGTAAGCTTTGATTGTTTGGAAGCTTCATCTATCACTGGACAAATAGATTTAAGCCAATTATCACATCTCTTAAAAGAAAATACATCAACACTTGTTGTGGTTCATGGTTCCAATGTGACGGGGAACGTTATTGATTTAGAAAAAATTTCTGATTTTTGTAAGGCTAATCATTTACAGTTGATTGTAGATGCTTCACAGACAATGGGGCAATTTCCTATTTCTTTAGAAGACAATAATGTAACGGCACTTTGTTTCACAGGTCATAAATCTTTATACGGTCCGACTGGAACAGGTGGTGTCTGCTTAAAGAAAGAGTTAGCACAAAAATTGGAACCCCTAATTTCTGGAGGAGATGGCATGCAATCTTTCTCAACCATTCAACCCAAAGAGTTACCAATTTTACTGGAAGCTGGAACAGTTGATGTGGCAGCAATCAGAGGATTAGGTGCGGGGATTGATTATGTGACGTCAGTAGGCGTTGAAACAATTAATCAGCACGTCAACTCACTTTCAAAGCAGTTAGTGGAAGGGGTTAAAGCTAATCCAGTTATTCAAATTTATGGTTACCCGTCTACGAAGAAAACTGGAGTTGTGTCGTTGAATATCAAGGGTGCTGATTCTGCTTTAGTTAGTGATAGTTTATGGGAAGAATATCAAATAGCGATTCGTCCAGGATATCACTGTGCACCCTTAATGCATAAAGCCTTAGGAACAGAAAATCAAGGAACTGTTCGCTTCTCTTTTTCTTACTTAAATACAGAAGAAGAAGTTGGTGTGGCAATCAAAGCATTAAATGAATTAAGTCAGGAAGTGAACGGTGATGATTGATTATCAAAAGTTAGCTGATTTACCATCAGTGGATGGACTATTAAAACATGATAGAATAGAAAAATTGGTGGTTGATTCTCCTAAAAAAGTTAAAGCAACTATTCAAGATATTTTAAAAAGTTATCGAGAGGCGTATCTTTCAGGAGAGATAACAGAATTACCTCGTGAAGAAGAAATTATCAATCAGATTTTAAAACAACAAGAAGAAAAAAATGAATATTCCTTAAAAGAAGTCATTAATGCCACAGGAACGATTGTGCATACAAATCTTGGGAGATCTCCATTAAGTTTAAAAGTCAAAGAACAATTGGAAAAATCAGCTTTTTCTTATACAAATTTAGAATACAATTTAGAAACAGGGGAACGCGGGTCAAGATATCAACATTTAGAAGAAGTAGTAAAAAAATTAACAGGTGCAGAAGATGTTGTGGTTGTTAATAACAATGCAGCAGCTGTGATGTTGGCTTTAAGTACGTTGATTCCTCAAAAAGAAGTTTTGATTTCTCGAGGAGAATTAGTTGAAATAGGTGGTTCTTTTAGAATACCAGAAGTGATTGAATTAAGTGGGGGCGTTATCCGTGAAGTAGGAACAACGAATAAAACCCATCTAAAAGATTACGAAAAAGGCATTAATGAAGAAACAGGGGCAATCATGAAGGTTCATACGAGTAATTACCGAGTGATTGGCTTCACTGAATCGCCTTCAATTGAAGAGTTAGCTGACTTGGCGCATAAAAATAATTTACCTATAATCAACGACTTAGGAAGTGGTTTGTTAATTGACATGCAGTCCTTTGGCTTACCTTATGAACCAACAATTCAAGAAAGCTTAAAACAGGGTTGTGATGTTGTAATGTTTAGTGGGGATAAATTATTAGGTGGTCCTCAAGTTGGGGTGATTATTGGGAAAAAAGAATACATTGAACCAATGAAAAGTAACCAATTACTTCGTGCTTTGAGAGTAGATAAATTAACTTTAAGCGCACTTGAAGCAACATTAAATTTATATTTAGAACCTGAAATAGCGTTAAAAGAAATCCCCACATTAAGCATGATTAGTAAAACCTATGAGGTATGTTTAGAAGAAGCAAAAGGGC
Coding sequences within it:
- the selA gene encoding L-seryl-tRNA(Sec) selenium transferase; this translates as MIDYQKLADLPSVDGLLKHDRIEKLVVDSPKKVKATIQDILKSYREAYLSGEITELPREEEIINQILKQQEEKNEYSLKEVINATGTIVHTNLGRSPLSLKVKEQLEKSAFSYTNLEYNLETGERGSRYQHLEEVVKKLTGAEDVVVVNNNAAAVMLALSTLIPQKEVLISRGELVEIGGSFRIPEVIELSGGVIREVGTTNKTHLKDYEKGINEETGAIMKVHTSNYRVIGFTESPSIEELADLAHKNNLPIINDLGSGLLIDMQSFGLPYEPTIQESLKQGCDVVMFSGDKLLGGPQVGVIIGKKEYIEPMKSNQLLRALRVDKLTLSALEATLNLYLEPEIALKEIPTLSMISKTYEVCLEEAKGLELSLRQAELPIIIERITEKSQVGGGSYPEYQLPTELVGIKSETISVNQLAMLLRGLEKPIIPRIKNDRIWFDVRTLNQKEREMIVCELKKILDV
- a CDS encoding aminotransferase class V-fold PLP-dependent enzyme, whose product is MSIYFDNGATTINKPKEVAKAVYETMISGDYGNPGRGSHDFSLNSFRAVNEVRGKIKKLLKADESYEVAFTNNSTAALNMMIKGLIQPNDHVITTSWEHNAVLRPLYQLEKIGVSFDCLEASSITGQIDLSQLSHLLKENTSTLVVVHGSNVTGNVIDLEKISDFCKANHLQLIVDASQTMGQFPISLEDNNVTALCFTGHKSLYGPTGTGGVCLKKELAQKLEPLISGGDGMQSFSTIQPKELPILLEAGTVDVAAIRGLGAGIDYVTSVGVETINQHVNSLSKQLVEGVKANPVIQIYGYPSTKKTGVVSLNIKGADSALVSDSLWEEYQIAIRPGYHCAPLMHKALGTENQGTVRFSFSYLNTEEEVGVAIKALNELSQEVNGDD